Proteins from a genomic interval of Capsicum annuum cultivar UCD-10X-F1 chromosome 4, UCD10Xv1.1, whole genome shotgun sequence:
- the LOC124897922 gene encoding glycine dehydrogenase (decarboxylating), mitochondrial-like, whose translation MGASFLQIYNILCKNAPIFTHMKAATWLNYTNIHHFAPIEQAVGYPEMFDNLGDLLCTITGFRSFSLKPNAGAAGEYARLMVIHAYHMSRGDNHHDVCIIPVSAHGTNPASAVMCRMKMVAIGTDEKGIINIEELRKVTYPPKNGVYDERIDEICKIIHDNGGQGGLKNLDIIGADICHLNIHKTF comes from the exons ATGGGTGCTAGTTTTCTTCAGATATACAATATTTTGTGCAAAAATGCACCCATATTCACCCATATGAAGGCAGCGACATGGCTTAACTACACAAATATTCACCATTTTGCACCCATTGAACAAGCAGTTGGCTATCCA GAAATGTTCGATAATTTAGGTGACCTATTGTGTACAATTACAGGTTTTCGTTCCTTCTCCTTGAAGCCTAATGCTGGTGCTGCTGGAGAATATGCTAGATTGATGGTTATTCATGCATATCATATG TCAAGGGGTGACAATCACCATGATGTATGCATCATTCCTGTATCAGCACATGGAACAAATCCTGCGAGTGCTGTAATGTGTCGGATGAAAATGGTTGCTATTGGGACAGATGAAAAAGGAATCATTAATATTGAAGAGTTGAGAAAG gtcACATATCCACCAAAAAATGGAGTGTATGATGAAAGAATTGATGAGATATGTAAGATAATCCATGATAATGGTGGTCAG GGTGGTTTGAAAAACCTTGACATTATTGGTGCTGATATTTGTCATCTAAATATCCATAAAacattttga